The following coding sequences are from one Capsicum annuum cultivar UCD-10X-F1 chromosome 3, UCD10Xv1.1, whole genome shotgun sequence window:
- the LOC107862609 gene encoding defensin J1-2-like isoform X1 encodes MAASMKLFSTLCLLLMLIFATETMVTEARECERQSPSYYGTCFANNANMNSNCNSICECDGFDRGFCRLTKCYCRVKC; translated from the exons ATGGCAGCATCCATGAAGTTGTTTTCCACTTTATGCCTTCTTCTAATGCTCATCTTTGCTACTG AGACAATGGTAACAGAGGCAAGGGAATGTGAGAGGCAGAGCCCAAGCTATTATGGAACATGCTTTGCTAACAATGCTAATATGAACAGCAACTGTAATTCTATATGTGAATGTGATGGTTTCGACCGTGGCTTTTGCCGTCTCACTAAGTGCTATTGCCGTGTAAAGTGTTGA